The following DNA comes from Chitinophaga nivalis.
ATAGTGCGGATCATCCGGGTTGTGGCTATCACCCTGCCGGTGCAATTCCTTTTCCACGTTGGCGGCGAATTCAATTCTGGCAGGGGCAGGATGTAATTGTACACCAATTGCCTGCGTCAACCGGGGCAGGATCATCATCCCACACACCCACCCTGCCAGTAATATCGTCAGCGCTACTTTGGACGTGCTGCAACAGGCAGACACCCACACCGCTACGCCGGCACAGATACTGAAATACATCGTATATCCTGCCAGCAGCAAGCCAAAACGCTGTATCGCATCGGCTGATAAATGCCCGTTACTCAATACTGCCCAGCCTAACATTGTCAGCAACATCACCGGGAGAAACAATGTAAAAACGACCCCGATAATACCTAATGTTTTGCCCGCCAGCAGCTGCTCCCAGCTGATTCCCTGGCATAACAAAATTTTGAGTGTACCGGATTCCCGCTCTGCGGATATGGCATTATAGCCCAGGAAAAAGATCAGTAACGGTACCAGTAACTGTAATACCATCGCTACACTCATCTCTCCGAAACGCAACATACCACCGGAAAATCCGGCTTCACTAAAATTGGCCGTATTCTGTTTATGCGCTTCCAGAAAGATGGATACACCCGCAAAACTTTCTATTCCGAAATCAAAAAAACTAAGTTCATGCTGATCGCGGAATACCAGGTATCCGTAGTGTGCCATCCGATGGGGATGTTTATCTGGCTTGGCCAGCCACTGCGCTCTAACAATAGCTTTATATTTCAACCGCTGGCGTTGCTGTGACTGATAATGTTCCCAGCCAGTATAGGTAGCCAGGCATAAAGCCAGGCCCAGAAAAAGTGTCAACGCCATTGTTGCCCTATTGCTGAAAATGGTTTTCCAGGTGCGGCCTGCAATTAATATAACAGTATTCATCGCTTATCAGAATCTATAGGTTACGTTAAACATAATATTCCGGGGTGTACCTGGAAATAACCGCAGGTAATGCTGTGCGCCGATCCAATAGGTTTTATTGGTGATATTATTGATATTAACCGCCAGCTGTACTTTACTGTTGGGGGGTGTATAATATACTGCCGCATCTAACAACGTATAGGCGGGCACGGTAAAATCGCGTACGTATGCCGGTAGTTTATCGCCGCTATACTGCACGCCTGCGCCAAAGCCCAGTCCTTTCCACCATTTGCCGCGGTGCAGGTCGTAGCGGGTCCATATATGCCCACTGTGGCGGGGCGTATTCTGTACTCTTTTTCCTACCAGGTCCGGGTTATTATCTGCTTTGATGACCGCATCTATAAAGCTATAGCCGGCATTGAACTGCCACCCTGCTGTGATCAGCCCTGCCGCTTCTACTTCCACTCCCCGGCTTTGCTGCGCCCCCCGTTCTATCAGGCGGTTAGCGTCCAGCGGATCATTGGCATTCATCAGCAGGTTTTTCTGGTTGATTTCAAAAACAGCCAGATTTACCTGCAGCTGCTGATCGAGCCAGGTGGATTTCATCCCTACTTCTTTCAGGTCACTTTCAAGTGGCTTGAAACGGGTGCCGGCGGGTGGTGGTACAATCACCAAAGTGGACGTATTGCCCTGTGGCTGATACCCCTGCAAATATGTACCATACACATTGATGTGGGTGCCTGCTGCATAGGTAAGTCCGATACGAGGCAGTAGTTTTTGTCCGGATACGGTATACTGAGCTGGCAGTTGATAGTTGCCCTCATCGGCATACCATTCCTGTCTTAAGCCCAGGGTTACCGTCAGGGGACCATATTTTACCTGATCCTGGATATAGGCACCATTTACCAGGTAACTGGCTGGTGGAATTTCCTGTTTTGTAAAAACATAGTCGTTCACGTTATGCAGTACATATACCGGACTAGCCAGGTTAAAGTGATCCACATTGGGCACAGGTATATTTACGCCATTTATATTTTTAAAGAGATAAGCATCTTTTTTTGCCGGATCATATTTAGCCGTGATGGTACCATCTTTCAGCCGGTAGCCCTGTGCCATATTTTCTCCACCGCCCCGGTATTTTTGAGTATGGATACGATCGTATCCTATCACCAGGTGATGTTGCAGTATACCCGTAGCCGTTTGTATGCTCACATAGGCACTCAGGTTATCCGTATTCCACCGTTGCTGACGTTGTACCGCACGCATGCCCGCGAGTGCAGGCACCGGCCGGTTATTTTCATCTACCCCAAATGCATTGGTGGTACGGTGTTCCAGCAGGTCTTCATTCCATGTTTGTTTCATGTAGGCCACGTTGAAGACAATACCCTTTGTTAATGTATGAGAAAAGTTGGCCATCAGCATAAGATCACGGGTATTGAAATAATCGTTGCTTCCGCCCATATTGAAACGCGGCGGGGTACTATGCAGGTCTGTTTTGCCGGCGATGGCGCCAAAGATAGCCTGCCCTCTGTCCAGGCGGGTTTTGGTATCATTAAAGACCATCTCCACATTTAAACTGGTACGCTCATTCGGAACATAGGAAAAGGATGGAGCGATCAGCCAGGCTTTTCTGTATTGCAGGTCGCGGAAACTTTTACTATCATCAAAACCGATATTCAACCGGTATAGTAAGGTTTTCTCTTTATTCAGCGGACCGGTAAAGTCCAGACCACCTCTGATGGTACTGAAACTGCCAACGGAAATATTTACCTGTTTCCGGTCTTCGGTCAGCGGCTTTTTGGTAACCAGGTTAATGCTACCACCCGGATCCACACTGGAAAAGGTGGCACTGGCAGGTCCTTTGATCACTTCAATCCGTTCCAGGTTGCTGGTCAGGGGCTGGTTAAAGAAATATTGCCGGGTACGCATCCCATTAATAATGACGCCTTCTTCATTCTGGCTCATACCGCGGATGGTGAACTGGTTATAAAAACTGGCGGGTACCACTCCGGTTACATTTTTCACAGCATCTGCCAGTGTGAATGCCTGCCGGTCTGCAATCAGTTCTTTAGAAACAGTGGCAATGGCCTGGGGAATATCTTTGTTTAAAGTAGCTGTTTTAGTAGCGGAAAAAGAATAGTCACTGAAATATTTACGGGTACGCGTACCACGCACCTCTACCGTTTGCAGGGCTTCACCGGTAGCAGGTATAAAACCGGTATCTTTTTTATGTTGCGCGATGGCTGGCCTGTGCAATAATAAACCGGCACTGCATAAGCCGATCAGCTGCAGCAGGCGGGAAGATGAAAATACAATCACGATGTCAGTTTTAAATAGTTTGCAGATACAGTTGCTGCAGATCATTGGCATTGATATCTCCTGCCTGCATGGTATGAACGAGTTGGCCTTGTTTCATGATACCGATATGCGTACCAATATTCACCGCATTGAAGATATCATGAGTTGCCATCAGAATAGCTTTGCCTTGTTGCCCCAGTTCCTTCACCAGTCCGGTGAATTCATCTGTAGCGCGGGGATCCAGCCCGCTGGTAGGTTCATCCATCAGGATAACGGCCGCATTCTTTGCGAGGGCAATGGCAATTCCTACTTTCTGCCGCATGCCTTTACTAAAGCCCTTTAAGGGCTGCCGGTGTTTATCCGGATGCAGGCCGCACTGCGCCAGCAATTCCGACAACCGGATGGTATCATAGCGAAACCCCGCCAGCCTGCTGAAATAATCCAGGTTATCGATGGCGGTTAAATGTCCGTACAGCATGACTACTTCCGGAATATAGGCCACGTGTTTACGGGTAGCAGCTGCACCTGGCACTACTTCCTGCCCGTTGATCAGTGCTTTGCCCGAAGTAGGTGCCATAAAACCCAGAAACAGGTTGATGGTAGTGGTTTTCCCTGCGCCGTTCTGCCCAAGGAGACAGCATATTTCGCCGGCATTTACCTGCAGGTTCAGTTCTTTGAGGGCATAGGAAGACTGGTATTGTTTCGATAACGATATCGCTTGCAGCATGATAATAAATTATAGGACAGGGGACTCCTCTCCTGGTTGACAACAGTAAATAACAGGTAGTATCTTCCGCTGACACGGAAGTCTTAATAATAGTATGGAGCGTTATCAGGAGGGCCTTTATTACTGCGGGCAGGTGATACTATGCCCAACAAGGAGGTACGGGTATCGGGCAACAAGAGATATACCGGTAACGGGCCAATATCCGGTAATGCCGGTGGCAAGAGATAGGAATCATGTACCTGTTGTTTGATCACTTCACACAGGTTACATTTTTTATACGGGAGATGAATACTGTGTGTATGTTTTCCCTTGCGGCTGATCTGGCTGGCCGTATTCAACGATATACATGCCTGCCCGTGTATGGTCTCCACCACAGCAGGTACTGCCAGCAGCAGTAATAACAACACAGCGCTTATCCCGCGGCCGTGCGGCCACTTCCTGCGGACAAATACGGGTGCTATGTTGATAAACCAGTACATATAGGTATTGACGACCGGTTGCTGTATTACCGGATTGCGAAAGTAAACATTAATTTACAATATGCAACTATGTTGCATATTGTAAATTAAAAAAAGGGATACATTTCCGATATACGCGATGGTTAACCACTATCATTTTTACTATGACTGCTTTTGTATTGGGTGGTACAGCTATTGATGGCAACATGGGGTATTGCCCGGTTCAGACAACCGACCGGCAGCAGCTGGTACCATTACTTCAGGGATGACCACCGTATCATTGGATAACAGCCGCATCGTTTCCTGCAGATTCTCTGTACCACTACGTGGTAAAGTAACAGTACCCTGCATCACAGCGGCTGTCCATTTGCTGCGATGCATGCCTGCCGGTGTATGATCTACCACCTTTGTATCACCGGACCGTTATCATGCGCAGTACCGGTGTAAATGACTCTCTCCGGGGGCATACGGCTGTTGCGTATGATACCAGGGCAACTTAATGGTTACTATACCTGCTTATACAGGGGGTTAAAGGATTTCTCCGGTAACGATTATACCATCATACCGTGTAACCATAATTTTCTCCGCACTTATTTTATATAGTCGCTTTACTCACATCATTTAAGACAATCAAAAAAGTGTGACACAGCCACTACGCTATTCAACTGTTTTCAGCATCCGTACAACAGATAGCCAGCAGCTACAGACCTGTAGCAGACCATCGATCTTGCAGACCGGATTAAAAACAAGTAATAAGATTTGGCAAATTTACATCAGCCTGCGGGACGACTATGTAGTAGCATTAGTATTTGACTGTAGTAACACAACTACAGGTGTATATGTAGCTGTACGAGTGCATTATAACCATGTAATTCTTCGGAGAGAGGCATTAACAGGGTTTCTTTTTAAAAAGTTATGTCCCGGATATCATCTCCCGGGCAATATAAATTTAACAGGCAGGTTAACCCGTACATTTACCAGTTTACCATTTTGTGCACCGGGTTCCCATTTCGGCATGATCGACACCAGCCACAGCGCTTCTTCATCCAGTCCATATCCCAGGCCTCTGCCCACACTTTTTATATCCGTCACCGTTCCATCCCACTTTACGACAAACTGTACAAAAGCAATACCGGTCACCTTATTTTCCAGTGCTGTCTTAGGATACTGCATATGCGCCGCTATAAATTGCTTCAGTGCCGGCTCTCCCTCCGGAAATGACGGCTGCATTTCCACAAAGGCAAAAACCTCTTCTTCCCTGTTAGCAGTGGCTTCTTTAAAAGCCTGCGCCCAATTGATCTTGTCCGGTATTGGGGTAAGAACACGCTCTATCTCTCCCTCATTGATCTCCAGTAATCTCCCTTTATCGTAATAATAATACTGCGCCAACAACGCTCCCTTACTATTTTGCACGTATATCGTATCATGAATAATTTTGCCCATAGTAACATGTTGTAGTTGATGATTAACCCGATAAGTGTAGTTATTAGGACCGGGATAGGTTCTGATCACCACATTCTCTTTATCAAAGGTCACCCACAGACACCAATTCCCTGCTTCGTCTTCGAAGCGGCTGGTACCAGTATAGTATCTGGCTCCTTTATTGCCAGTAGCCGTAAACCTATTGGTGGCATATGCCTGCAGCATGGCTATATCCGCTGACGACATGCCTGCTTTTTGCAATGAATCGGGCATGCCACCGGGATAATGATACAATCCCTCCAGTATATCATCCAGTACCTGAACATCCTTATGCAGCTGCCGTTCCGCTCTTTTTAGCTCCGTTTTACTATACCCTTTTTGTGCCCATATATGATACATGTAAGTGCGAAAAGGATCTTTCTTCATTTCTACCGACATCACATCCGCTAACCTATGACTGACAGCTGCGGGGAGCATAGTTACCTGTGCCGTCGTATAAAATGGCAGCAACAGTAATAACAAAAAAAATTTCATCATTATCTTTATACACTTTGCTTATCCGATACCCAGCAGCGACCGGAGGTCCGCTAAAAAACCCGTTTTTTTTCTGACGATGGCAAACTGGCCCATCACAGTCTGACTCAGCTCCAATGTCACCTGCATGGGATAAGGCCCTTTTACTTTCAGCTCCTTTGATTCATACCCTATATATAAAAATATCAGTTTTATTTTCCTGGCATCCACCTCTGCCGGAATTTTCAGCGTAAAACGGCCCTTTACGTCTGTTATGGCACGATAGGTGGTTCCTTTTATTTCTATGACAACACCCACTAAAGGATCATGGGAATCCTTATCCCTGACAACCCCACTCACTTCCGGCAAGGAATCTTTACCGGGAGCACTGGTATCAGCGAAGGAGGCTTCCACCGGTAGATTAACAGGAAAATTATGTACGGTGGTCACCAACGGCGCTGGCGGCCGCGCCTCACTATTGCCGACGGCAGCAAGCAGCAAGGCACTCACCATGGCAGCAGGTAAAACAGTACGGGGTTTATGCTTATCAGCGGTACCCCAGGTGTTATTTATCTGTGTTGCCTTAAAATAGCCACAATACTGTTGCGTATTATCCTGCAGCAGCTGTTCTATTTCTGCATCACTCATAGTGGTAAAATCAATGACGTTTTTGCTGCAATGACTGCAATAACGGCCGGAGGTGGTTTCACGCATATCATGCCACGACTGCTGGCAAGGAGAAGCAATCTTTAAGGTAAAGGGAGTCTGTTTACGCATAGGTCAGCGGATTTGACTGGTAATTTACCTGTTTTTCTGATGCTACTGCTCAAAAAAATGCTTAAAATAATCCAGCTGCACTTCCATAGCAGCAGCCCAATAGGCCGTATCATGCTTTCCCTGCCGCTCTATGTATTCATGCGGTATACCACGACTGGTCAGTAATTGATGGAACGCCCGGTTCATACCAATAAAAGGATCTTCCGTACCACAGTCCAGGATCAGTTTTTGCGGATTGTTTTCGAACCAGGCAATCCGGTTAACCATCACATAAGGGCGCCACGTCAACGTATCTTCACCCAACATGTCATTTACCTGATAATCTTTTCCGAACGTCCGGAAGTCGAGTGCACCGCATACACTGCCCAGTATACCAAATGTTTCCGGATGCTGTGTACCGATCAGCATCGTACCGTATCCTCCCATACTCCAGCCCAGCAAGCCTCTGTGCGTCGCTGCCTTCCTGGTGGAAAAATGGGTATCTACATACTTTACCAGTTCTACTCCAACGAAGGTTTCATATTGAGAATTTTTCCTCACCGGGCTGTTGATATACCAGCTGGAGAAGCTGCCATCCGGCATCACAAAAATTGTTTGCTCCCGGTCTGCCCGCTCTTTCAATGCGGGAACATCCTGGTCGAGGGTACGCTGCGGATTACCACTATAGCCATGCAACACATACACGGTATTAAATCCGGCTCCTGTTTTTGTTTCCGGCACCACAAGGATGGTGGCAATGATTCTTCCCATAGCCGGACTAAAAACATCCCGGCGTACCACCTGGGCGGCCTGTGCCCACTGCACACCACATAAAAATACGGCCAATAATACCTGTTTCATTTGTTTGAATATTGAATGATTGATCACACAAAATTCTGTTAACCGGTACTACTGAACATTTACATATGTTGATTTGGTTAAAAATCCATGTCTTTCCGGATTCTGCTGAGCTGCGTAGGTGTAATGCCCAGGAAGGAAGCGATGTGGTGCAATTTGATCCGGCCTTGTATGTCGTGATAGGTTTCCAGGAACTGTATATACCGCTCTTTCGCGGTTTCATATTTCAGGGAGATCTCTCCGTTTTCCTTATCGACGATCCAGTTTTTCTCTAAGTAGTTAATCTGAAACATGGCCAGGTCATGGTGCTTCCGGAACAGGTCCCGGAATTCCTTTGCCGCAAACCGGATGTATTCCGCATCCTCCAGGGCTACAATAGAAAACAGGCCGGGCTTTTGTTCAATCAATGCGGAAGTGGAGGCCACAAAACTATTTTCTGCGAAGAATTTTTTGATGATGACATCTCCGTTGGCAGCAATATAATAATAGGCAAACAGTCCCTTCACGATGAAATAATAGTATCCGGGCACCGTTCCCATTCTCAACAGATAATCGTCTTTTTTGATGGTACTGTATTTAAACAGTGACATCAGGTCCTGCTGACACGCCTCACTCAGGGGATAGTAAGCATCCATTTTACTTAACACAAGGTCATACATAGCACATTATTTACTGTCCGCGAAATCCGTTGATGACAGGCCAGCAAAGATAACATAAAAGCCGCAATGGAAGATGAGTTCCGGCCCCGTCGGCCAACCGGATTCTATACATGGATTGGCATTTATTCCGGATGTTAACAGCTATTTCATCTCGCGCAACAAGCATTTTTTCTCCGGAGGAGTTATAAAACCATTGCTCATGCAAGCTAAAATTATCGTGTCACGTCATCATCTTTCCAAGCTTAACAATTTCTTAAAAAAAGTATGCCCGATAACGTTAGATGCGAAATAAGCCTGCGACTACCCATTTCACGGCCGCCTTCTATCCGCTGCAATGCAGTATAGTAGCTCATTCCCGGCAAATCACCCCTATTACATTGCTGCCTGCCAGTATGCATCCCCTCCTCTCTCTTTATCATGATACACGTGTATAACCGCCAGCTATAGCCAGTTTACCACGTTTCACGCACTTGCACTTTGTTGATATTTATGTAAATTGCGGCCAACATCCTTATACATATATTTTATTTTTTTAATTTATTTAAGGACCTAATGCTGACAGGATATTTTTATCCCGATAATATTGAATTGACGCTAAACATATACTTATGAATGTTACCTGGGTAAACCATGCCTCTTTTATATTTGAATATGATGGCATCCGGCTGATTACTGATCCATGGATGGAAGGAACTGCATTCGACAATGGTTGGGCATTATTATCCAATACTGTATTACAGTATGAGGATTTTTCCACCATTACGCATATCTGGTTCTCACACGAACACCCGGACCATTTCAGTCCACCCAATCTGAACAAAATACCCAAAGCTTACCGGGAAAAGATTACGGTATTGTTCCAGAACACCACCGACAGAAAGGTAGCAGACTATTGCAGAAAAGCTGGATTTGGTACCGTGGTAGAAATGGAAACAGATAAGTACTATTCGCTTTCCGCCAATGTACAATGTAAGTGTAATCCATTTACAGACGGCGATTCCTGGCTTTATATCAAAACCGACAAATACAATCTGCTGAATCTGAATGATTGTATTATCTGTACACCGGAAGATGCAAAATCCATCCAGGCTAAAACGGGTCCGGTGGACATCCTGTTTACCCAGTTTGGTTATGCCAACAAAGTAGGTAACACGGATGATGTAAAAGAACGGGAAGAAGCTTCTGCTGAAAAGCTACGGAGAATCGCCATACAGCAACAGGTTTTTGCGCCAAAGGCCATCATTCCTTTTGCCAGCTATGTATATTTCTGCCATGAAGAAAATAAATACATGAATAACGGCATGAACCGGGTAGACCGCGTTTATGACTTTATTACCGATACCTTAAAGACGGAAACCGTTGTCCTCTATCCGGGAGATCAATGGGAAGCACTGACTGCACACGATTCTACCGCTGCTATCAGCAAGTACCTGGCAGATTACCGCAAAATAGATAGTAACGAAGTGAGCTATGTTGCCCACCCCGCAAAAGTGGAAGTAAAGGAACTGGCTACCGCAGCAGAGAAATTTACAGAAAAAATTCTCCAGATCAATCAGCAGGTATCTTTTGTAAAAAAATACCCTACCATGAAAATCTGGTTAACGGATTATCAACAGGCCTTCGGGTTCGACTTCCGTAAGCAACTGCACCAGACCGGATATACACAGGATACCTGTGATATCAGTCTTAGTTCCAATGCACTGTTGTATTCCTTCAAACATTTATGGGGAGGAGATTCTTTGCAAATTAATGCCCGCTTCCAGACTCCTGCTAATGGTAACTACTACAGAGCCAGGAGCTTTTATGAGCTGGCAGCAATGGCCAACCGGGGCGAAAGCAGCAACAATAAAGCAGCTTTCAAACACTGTCTGGCACTCAGCCCTTACGCGGGCATCCTGAAAAGCATTTACAGACTGGTAAAAAAATAATGCCGTCCTTTATAACAACAGCCGGAAGCACCATGCGCTGCTTCCGGCTGTTTATTTATTACGCTCCCCAACAGGGTATTTAAAAAAGTGATAATTGTGTTTGTGCCGGCTGGGGTGTCAGGCCAAATACGGCCTGTACTTCTTCATAAAATCCGGCTTCGTATTTACCATCATGTACATGCAGGAAGAAATAAATATCTTCCAACCCCTGGTCCTTCCAGGCGTTTAGCCGGGGGATCCAATCCAGCAAACGGGCTTTATCCAGCGGATGCCCGCCCTGGGTAACAAACCGCAGGAACAGCTTCGGCAGTGTAAGTCCCATATGCAAACAATCCCGGCGACCCGGCGTATCCGTGAGTACGGCGCCGATCCCCAGCTGATGCAGGGTAGTAAAAAATTCCCGGCGTTCCGCCTCATTGCCAAACCAATCCGGATGTCTGACCTCCACAAAAAATGTCAGATCACGGGGTAGTTGCTCCAGATATTTATACAGGTTCTGTTTACGTACCGGCGAAAAATATTCACTGAGCTGCAGAAATACAGGTCCCAGCTGGTCTTCAAAAGCACGTATCCCCTCCAGGAAAGCCGCGGTTTCTGTCATCGCATTAATCAGAGAGCTGTTATGACTGATAGATTGCGGTACCTTCGGGCAAAACCTGAAGTCTCTTCCTTTTACTTTCTCTGCCCATTTCCGGATCGCATCCGGACTATATATTTTATAGTGAGTCGCATTCAGCTCCACACAGTTAAACAACCGGCCGTATTCCGTCAGTAAAGCCGTTTCTTTGAGCCCTTTGGGATACAGGGTACCGGCATATTCCTTTCTGCTCCAGCCGGACGTACCAATCCGCAACGTGCTGTTACCCGGTACTCCTTTCAATACCTGGCTGGTAATCGGGTCGTCCGGCAACAGGGATACATCCAGTTGCGTATATTGTTGCCAGTTAGCTCCAAA
Coding sequences within:
- a CDS encoding ABC transporter permease, yielding MNTVILIAGRTWKTIFSNRATMALTLFLGLALCLATYTGWEHYQSQQRQRLKYKAIVRAQWLAKPDKHPHRMAHYGYLVFRDQHELSFFDFGIESFAGVSIFLEAHKQNTANFSEAGFSGGMLRFGEMSVAMVLQLLVPLLIFFLGYNAISAERESGTLKILLCQGISWEQLLAGKTLGIIGVVFTLFLPVMLLTMLGWAVLSNGHLSADAIQRFGLLLAGYTMYFSICAGVAVWVSACCSTSKVALTILLAGWVCGMMILPRLTQAIGVQLHPAPARIEFAANVEKELHRQGDSHNPDDPHYAKLKDSLLQQYKVTDVKQLPFNYGGYVMAEGERISAAIYNRHQQKLTDSYQKQNSFTIAAGYLNPYLAIRYLSMALTAADFDTYADFQDQAEAYRYQLAQQMNKLQMKYISNATPGDTDKPATISHTHWASMPDFQYHFKPVAAVVRTQAATIGALLCWLALIIGCFLGASKWAKSL
- a CDS encoding TonB-dependent siderophore receptor; translation: MIVFSSSRLLQLIGLCSAGLLLHRPAIAQHKKDTGFIPATGEALQTVEVRGTRTRKYFSDYSFSATKTATLNKDIPQAIATVSKELIADRQAFTLADAVKNVTGVVPASFYNQFTIRGMSQNEEGVIINGMRTRQYFFNQPLTSNLERIEVIKGPASATFSSVDPGGSINLVTKKPLTEDRKQVNISVGSFSTIRGGLDFTGPLNKEKTLLYRLNIGFDDSKSFRDLQYRKAWLIAPSFSYVPNERTSLNVEMVFNDTKTRLDRGQAIFGAIAGKTDLHSTPPRFNMGGSNDYFNTRDLMLMANFSHTLTKGIVFNVAYMKQTWNEDLLEHRTTNAFGVDENNRPVPALAGMRAVQRQQRWNTDNLSAYVSIQTATGILQHHLVIGYDRIHTQKYRGGGENMAQGYRLKDGTITAKYDPAKKDAYLFKNINGVNIPVPNVDHFNLASPVYVLHNVNDYVFTKQEIPPASYLVNGAYIQDQVKYGPLTVTLGLRQEWYADEGNYQLPAQYTVSGQKLLPRIGLTYAAGTHINVYGTYLQGYQPQGNTSTLVIVPPPAGTRFKPLESDLKEVGMKSTWLDQQLQVNLAVFEINQKNLLMNANDPLDANRLIERGAQQSRGVEVEAAGLITAGWQFNAGYSFIDAVIKADNNPDLVGKRVQNTPRHSGHIWTRYDLHRGKWWKGLGFGAGVQYSGDKLPAYVRDFTVPAYTLLDAAVYYTPPNSKVQLAVNINNITNKTYWIGAQHYLRLFPGTPRNIMFNVTYRF
- a CDS encoding ABC transporter ATP-binding protein, translating into MLQAISLSKQYQSSYALKELNLQVNAGEICCLLGQNGAGKTTTINLFLGFMAPTSGKALINGQEVVPGAAATRKHVAYIPEVVMLYGHLTAIDNLDYFSRLAGFRYDTIRLSELLAQCGLHPDKHRQPLKGFSKGMRQKVGIAIALAKNAAVILMDEPTSGLDPRATDEFTGLVKELGQQGKAILMATHDIFNAVNIGTHIGIMKQGQLVHTMQAGDINANDLQQLYLQTI
- a CDS encoding energy transducer TonB, with protein sequence MMKFFLLLLLLPFYTTAQVTMLPAAVSHRLADVMSVEMKKDPFRTYMYHIWAQKGYSKTELKRAERQLHKDVQVLDDILEGLYHYPGGMPDSLQKAGMSSADIAMLQAYATNRFTATGNKGARYYTGTSRFEDEAGNWCLWVTFDKENVVIRTYPGPNNYTYRVNHQLQHVTMGKIIHDTIYVQNSKGALLAQYYYYDKGRLLEINEGEIERVLTPIPDKINWAQAFKEATANREEEVFAFVEMQPSFPEGEPALKQFIAAHMQYPKTALENKVTGIAFVQFVVKWDGTVTDIKSVGRGLGYGLDEEALWLVSIMPKWEPGAQNGKLVNVRVNLPVKFILPGR
- a CDS encoding carboxypeptidase-like regulatory domain-containing protein, producing the protein MRKQTPFTLKIASPCQQSWHDMRETTSGRYCSHCSKNVIDFTTMSDAEIEQLLQDNTQQYCGYFKATQINNTWGTADKHKPRTVLPAAMVSALLLAAVGNSEARPPAPLVTTVHNFPVNLPVEASFADTSAPGKDSLPEVSGVVRDKDSHDPLVGVVIEIKGTTYRAITDVKGRFTLKIPAEVDARKIKLIFLYIGYESKELKVKGPYPMQVTLELSQTVMGQFAIVRKKTGFLADLRSLLGIG
- a CDS encoding alpha/beta hydrolase; amino-acid sequence: MKQVLLAVFLCGVQWAQAAQVVRRDVFSPAMGRIIATILVVPETKTGAGFNTVYVLHGYSGNPQRTLDQDVPALKERADREQTIFVMPDGSFSSWYINSPVRKNSQYETFVGVELVKYVDTHFSTRKAATHRGLLGWSMGGYGTMLIGTQHPETFGILGSVCGALDFRTFGKDYQVNDMLGEDTLTWRPYVMVNRIAWFENNPQKLILDCGTEDPFIGMNRAFHQLLTSRGIPHEYIERQGKHDTAYWAAAMEVQLDYFKHFFEQ
- a CDS encoding Crp/Fnr family transcriptional regulator; the protein is MYDLVLSKMDAYYPLSEACQQDLMSLFKYSTIKKDDYLLRMGTVPGYYYFIVKGLFAYYYIAANGDVIIKKFFAENSFVASTSALIEQKPGLFSIVALEDAEYIRFAAKEFRDLFRKHHDLAMFQINYLEKNWIVDKENGEISLKYETAKERYIQFLETYHDIQGRIKLHHIASFLGITPTQLSRIRKDMDF
- a CDS encoding MBL fold metallo-hydrolase; the encoded protein is MNVTWVNHASFIFEYDGIRLITDPWMEGTAFDNGWALLSNTVLQYEDFSTITHIWFSHEHPDHFSPPNLNKIPKAYREKITVLFQNTTDRKVADYCRKAGFGTVVEMETDKYYSLSANVQCKCNPFTDGDSWLYIKTDKYNLLNLNDCIICTPEDAKSIQAKTGPVDILFTQFGYANKVGNTDDVKEREEASAEKLRRIAIQQQVFAPKAIIPFASYVYFCHEENKYMNNGMNRVDRVYDFITDTLKTETVVLYPGDQWEALTAHDSTAAISKYLADYRKIDSNEVSYVAHPAKVEVKELATAAEKFTEKILQINQQVSFVKKYPTMKIWLTDYQQAFGFDFRKQLHQTGYTQDTCDISLSSNALLYSFKHLWGGDSLQINARFQTPANGNYYRARSFYELAAMANRGESSNNKAAFKHCLALSPYAGILKSIYRLVKK
- a CDS encoding DUF72 domain-containing protein yields the protein MDFGANWQQYTQLDVSLLPDDPITSQVLKGVPGNSTLRIGTSGWSRKEYAGTLYPKGLKETALLTEYGRLFNCVELNATHYKIYSPDAIRKWAEKVKGRDFRFCPKVPQSISHNSSLINAMTETAAFLEGIRAFEDQLGPVFLQLSEYFSPVRKQNLYKYLEQLPRDLTFFVEVRHPDWFGNEAERREFFTTLHQLGIGAVLTDTPGRRDCLHMGLTLPKLFLRFVTQGGHPLDKARLLDWIPRLNAWKDQGLEDIYFFLHVHDGKYEAGFYEEVQAVFGLTPQPAQTQLSLF